In Desulfovibrio sp. 86, the following proteins share a genomic window:
- a CDS encoding DegT/DnrJ/EryC1/StrS family aminotransferase, whose product MDIKVNFSGRAIRYTEDEIAVVVEAMRNADPLTQGHYMRQFESKFADYQGVAQGTCFTTMNGCSALELSAQLCLFNEGDEVVIPSHTFTASAYPYVKKGAKLVWADVDLHTRVTTAESIERVLTPRTKAVVVVHLYGYVADMPAIAALCKERGLILIEDAAQAIGAEIGGVKAGAFGDMAIFSFHSHKNLTTLGEGGMLYVRDPKLAAMVPTLRHNGHCAFDFERPDYWKPAMGNVDMPFIDGRMVQPNNYCLGEVECALGAKLLERIDEINDQKRARALAFIDALKDFPELEFHREDSRRHNYHLLAARMTSGVDARDRFMRAMFNEKGVKCVVQYIPLDRYEYYRRQGMGEACCPNADLFFDTMISFPFQHWLSEEEFDYMLASTREVLAKIR is encoded by the coding sequence ATGGATATCAAAGTCAACTTCAGCGGCCGCGCCATCCGCTACACCGAAGACGAAATCGCCGTCGTGGTAGAGGCCATGCGCAATGCCGATCCCCTGACCCAGGGGCACTATATGCGCCAGTTTGAAAGCAAGTTCGCCGACTATCAGGGCGTTGCCCAGGGAACCTGCTTTACCACCATGAACGGCTGCTCCGCGCTGGAACTTTCGGCGCAGCTCTGCCTGTTCAATGAAGGCGACGAGGTGGTCATCCCCTCCCACACCTTCACGGCTTCGGCCTATCCGTATGTCAAAAAGGGCGCAAAGCTCGTCTGGGCGGATGTGGACCTGCACACCCGCGTGACCACGGCCGAAAGCATTGAGCGTGTGCTGACCCCGCGCACCAAAGCCGTGGTGGTGGTGCATCTTTATGGCTATGTGGCGGACATGCCCGCCATTGCCGCGCTGTGCAAGGAGCGTGGCCTGATCCTCATCGAGGACGCGGCCCAGGCCATCGGGGCCGAGATTGGCGGCGTCAAGGCCGGAGCCTTTGGCGACATGGCCATCTTCTCCTTCCATTCGCACAAAAACCTCACCACCTTGGGCGAAGGCGGCATGCTGTATGTGCGTGACCCCAAGCTCGCGGCCATGGTGCCCACCCTGCGGCACAACGGGCACTGCGCCTTTGACTTTGAACGCCCGGACTACTGGAAACCCGCCATGGGCAATGTGGACATGCCCTTTATTGACGGTCGCATGGTGCAGCCCAACAATTACTGCCTCGGTGAAGTGGAGTGCGCCCTGGGCGCAAAACTGCTGGAGCGCATTGATGAAATCAATGACCAGAAGCGTGCGCGCGCCCTGGCCTTCATCGACGCCCTGAAGGATTTTCCCGAACTGGAATTCCACCGCGAAGACAGCCGCCGCCACAACTACCATCTGCTGGCGGCCCGCATGACTTCCGGCGTTGATGCCCGCGACCGCTTCATGCGCGCCATGTTCAATGAAAAAGGCGTCAAGTGCGTTGTGCAGTATATTCCGCTGGACAGGTACGAATACTACCGGCGGCAGGGCATGGGCGAAGCCTGCTGCCCCAATGCCGACCTGTTTTTTGACACCATGATTTCCTTCCCCTTCCAGCACTGGCTGTCGGAAGAAGAGTTTGACTATATGCTGGCGTCTACCCGCGAAGTGCTGGCCAAAATCCGTTGA
- a CDS encoding iron-containing alcohol dehydrogenase family protein, with protein sequence MFRNAKNVGYYMIGQGSLSQLGDLLAVRRKAVAGPAVFFLDKFFQGKDLAGKLPVESRDMLLYIDTASEPTTDSVDGYTDQVKAFLKGVEPCTLVAFGGGCVLDTCKCVGNLLDNPGKAEDYQGWELVKNPAPYKIAVPTLSGTGSETSRTGIICNEEKNIKLGMNSDFTMFDQVLMDPDLTASVPRNQYFYTGIDTYMHCFESITGSYRNVVVDSLAAKAIDLCKQVFLSQDMMSEENREKMMIASYLGGMAAGFVGVVHPLSAGLSMVLHMRHGIANCYALSVLEDIYPEHYKEFMIMMERQGIDLPKGICQGLTDAQYDALYGASIVHEKPLSNRLGPDFKNILTKENVIGRFKRM encoded by the coding sequence ATGTTCCGTAATGCAAAAAATGTCGGGTATTATATGATTGGCCAGGGCAGCCTGAGCCAGCTTGGAGATCTTTTGGCCGTGCGCCGCAAGGCAGTGGCTGGACCTGCAGTCTTTTTTCTGGACAAGTTCTTCCAGGGAAAGGATCTGGCGGGCAAACTGCCTGTGGAAAGCCGCGACATGCTGCTCTACATCGACACCGCCAGCGAACCCACCACGGACAGCGTGGACGGCTACACCGATCAGGTGAAAGCCTTTCTGAAGGGCGTGGAACCCTGCACCCTGGTGGCCTTTGGAGGCGGCTGCGTGCTTGACACCTGCAAGTGCGTTGGCAACCTGCTCGATAACCCCGGCAAGGCTGAAGACTACCAGGGATGGGAACTGGTCAAGAACCCCGCGCCCTACAAAATCGCGGTGCCCACCCTGTCGGGCACGGGCTCCGAAACCTCGCGCACGGGCATCATCTGCAATGAGGAAAAGAACATCAAACTGGGCATGAACAGCGACTTCACCATGTTCGACCAGGTGCTGATGGACCCCGACCTCACGGCCAGCGTGCCCCGCAACCAGTATTTTTACACGGGCATCGACACCTACATGCACTGCTTTGAGAGCATCACCGGCTCGTACCGCAACGTGGTGGTGGATTCCCTGGCGGCCAAGGCCATCGACCTTTGCAAGCAGGTTTTCCTCTCGCAGGACATGATGAGCGAGGAAAACCGCGAAAAAATGATGATCGCCTCCTACCTGGGCGGCATGGCCGCCGGATTTGTGGGCGTGGTGCATCCCCTTTCCGCCGGTCTCAGCATGGTGCTGCACATGCGCCACGGCATAGCCAACTGTTACGCCCTGTCCGTGCTGGAAGACATCTATCCCGAGCACTACAAGGAATTCATGATCATGATGGAACGCCAGGGCATTGATCTGCCCAAGGGCATCTGTCAGGGCCTTACCGACGCCCAGTACGACGCGCTCTACGGGGCGAGCATCGTGCACGAAAAACCGCTGTCCAACCGCCTTGGCCCGGATTTCAAAAATATCCTCACCAAGGAAAACGTCATCGGGCGCTTTAAAAGGATGTAG